Proteins from one Papaver somniferum cultivar HN1 unplaced genomic scaffold, ASM357369v1 unplaced-scaffold_158, whole genome shotgun sequence genomic window:
- the LOC113337201 gene encoding S-protein homolog 5-like, protein MSKSSILVLGSATAIFLNTLLVLSLFQAQTVEGIKTIWSKKTVTLQNDIGPNITLIIHCRSSEDDLGEQILYYKQNFQWRFSVNVWETTKFVCESSWKDATKGDGHSNRGYEEKFTAYSPTRDWHQRCNEDCFWSIRRDGGYYGDGKTEGESKFPFLKMFSYE, encoded by the coding sequence ATGTCAAAATCATCGATTTTAGTTTTGGGATCTGCTACTGCCATCTTCTTAAATACACttcttgttttatctttattcCAAGCGCAGACAGTTGAGGGTATTAAAACTATTTGGAGCAAAAAAACTGTCACTCTGCAAAATGATATAGGTCCGAATATAACTTTAATTATCCATTGCCGGTCAAGTGAAGATGATCTGGGTGAGCAGATATTATATTACAAACAAAATTTCCAATGGAGATTCAGTGTTAATGTTTGGGAGACAACTAAATTTGTTTGTGAATCAAGTTGGAAAGATGCAACAAAAGGTGATGGTCACTCAAATAGAGGGTACGAAGAAAAGTTCACAGCTTACTCTCCAACCAGAGACTGGCACCAACGTTGTAACGAAGATTGTTTTTGGAGCATTCGTCGAGATGGTGGCTACTATGGCGATGGTAAAACTGAAGGAGAATCCAAGTTTCCGTTTCTAAAGATGTTCTCTTACGAGTGA